The Streptomyces sp. NBC_00224 genome has a window encoding:
- a CDS encoding DUF3068 domain-containing protein, whose translation MRRKASLILLALAVFFAALSPLLRWYAFPRLAKVPPSQYQETVLEAKDATLLDYKRFKSVTVPKVTIVQTLKGNVEESRKIEKTSGKDVVVWDSLTYVLDDKGQFVSKNPERYIFDAHSQAPVHATGEMVDGDPVKREGIEFKWPFLTEKRDYEYFDAQSRTSAPIHYKGTIAFHGLRVYYFEQTIPWTRVPFPKAMPLGVTPEVAKQTGLTRWYSTKRMFWVDPVTGGPVNGEEIHQEELRNATALFGQDKITAFSGHVKMREDYVDHTVALIKKNRTLVLLLTSYFPWAFLGLGTALLALSLWLEARSRRPGTPAPTARTEPEPVNA comes from the coding sequence ATGCGACGCAAAGCCAGCCTGATCCTGCTCGCCCTCGCCGTCTTCTTCGCGGCGCTCTCCCCGCTGCTGCGCTGGTACGCCTTCCCCCGGCTCGCCAAGGTCCCGCCCAGCCAGTACCAGGAGACGGTCCTGGAGGCGAAGGACGCCACCCTCCTCGACTACAAGCGGTTCAAGTCCGTGACGGTCCCCAAGGTGACCATCGTGCAGACCCTCAAGGGCAACGTCGAGGAGTCCCGGAAGATCGAGAAGACCTCGGGCAAGGACGTCGTCGTCTGGGACTCCCTGACGTATGTCCTCGACGACAAGGGCCAGTTCGTCTCCAAGAACCCCGAGCGCTATATCTTCGACGCCCACAGCCAGGCCCCGGTCCACGCCACCGGCGAGATGGTCGACGGCGACCCGGTCAAGCGCGAGGGCATCGAGTTCAAGTGGCCGTTCCTCACCGAGAAGCGGGACTACGAGTACTTCGACGCCCAGAGCCGCACCAGCGCCCCCATCCACTACAAGGGCACGATCGCCTTCCACGGCCTGAGGGTCTACTACTTCGAGCAGACCATCCCCTGGACCCGGGTCCCCTTCCCCAAGGCGATGCCCCTCGGCGTCACCCCCGAGGTCGCCAAGCAGACCGGCCTGACCCGGTGGTACAGCACCAAGCGGATGTTCTGGGTCGACCCGGTGACCGGCGGACCGGTCAACGGCGAGGAGATCCACCAGGAGGAACTCCGCAACGCCACGGCTCTGTTCGGCCAAGACAAGATCACCGCCTTCTCCGGTCATGTGAAGATGCGCGAGGACTACGTCGACCACACGGTCGCGCTGATCAAGAAGAACCGCACCCTGGTCCTGCTGCTCACCTCCTACTTCCCCTGGGCCTTCCTCGGACTCGGCACCGCACTGCTCGCCCTCTCCCTGTGGCTGGAGGCCCGCAGCCGCCGCCCCGGCACCCCGGCCCCGACGGCCCGTACGGAACCGGAGCCGGTCAACGCGTGA
- a CDS encoding SPW_0924 family protein, translated as MRALVAAAIGLAAALAIVLTVSAIGAPEGTTSPKPLLTTVPTAPGAIPPGK; from the coding sequence ATGCGCGCCCTCGTCGCCGCGGCCATCGGGCTCGCCGCCGCCCTCGCCATCGTCCTGACCGTCTCGGCGATCGGCGCACCCGAGGGCACCACCTCGCCCAAGCCCCTGCTCACCACCGTCCCCACCGCCCCCGGGGCCATCCCGCCCGGGAAGTAG
- a CDS encoding lytic murein transglycosylase: MAPQIGRRLRRGATTTAVAAVAVAALSASQGPGVLANGPAGEHAASGTPTPPPGAPASGNSPYYTDLPPLVSPNPPPGAPTTGSPVIGADLQGIPATLLDAYKKAEAEVARDRASCHLPWQILAAIGKVESGQANGGRVDANGTTLTPILGPVLNGVGFENITDTDGGSYDGDRVHDRAVGPMQFIPSTWASSGRDGNGDGRKDPNNVYDASLAAAYYLCGSRDLAVQSDLDKAVLSYNHSQEYLSTVLSWFAYYKRGSHEVPNGTGVLPGNRSDTPGRRPSGTVPTPHPSTPGPTPKPTPSKPGPTPTRPEPSKPTPSDPGSPRPLPSKKASTFEDAATAPLTATAGSSFAGQPKVRVKDQFGRPMGKATVRFQVIGATDARFPGGATQVTVTTGADGRATAPALLAGEQTGNFTVRATVVGTTLPEIKWTATVNARQADALARTDTKELTAAPGAEFANYVEVKATYKGAVVPGIAVAAAMIVTPEAPATGTAAADPKVNDKGPYFKDDKGNPIRSLKDLKTDAHGVLRLPKIYADGQTGTFVLRLTTPGGATLDIQLKVA, translated from the coding sequence ATGGCACCGCAGATCGGGCGACGGCTGCGCAGGGGAGCGACCACGACCGCTGTGGCCGCGGTGGCGGTGGCGGCGCTCTCCGCCTCCCAGGGACCGGGCGTCCTGGCCAACGGCCCGGCGGGTGAACACGCGGCGTCCGGCACCCCGACGCCTCCCCCCGGAGCCCCCGCCAGCGGCAACTCGCCGTACTACACGGACCTCCCGCCCCTCGTCTCCCCGAACCCGCCGCCGGGCGCCCCGACCACCGGCTCGCCCGTCATCGGCGCGGACCTGCAGGGCATACCCGCTACCCTCCTCGACGCGTACAAGAAGGCCGAGGCCGAGGTCGCCCGCGACCGGGCCTCCTGCCACCTCCCCTGGCAGATACTCGCGGCCATCGGCAAGGTCGAGTCCGGCCAGGCCAACGGCGGCCGCGTCGACGCCAACGGCACGACCCTCACCCCGATCCTGGGCCCGGTCCTCAACGGCGTCGGCTTCGAGAACATCACCGACACCGACGGCGGCTCCTACGACGGCGACAGGGTCCACGACCGCGCCGTCGGCCCCATGCAGTTCATCCCCTCCACCTGGGCGAGCTCCGGCCGCGACGGCAACGGCGACGGCCGCAAGGACCCCAACAACGTCTACGACGCCTCGCTCGCCGCCGCCTACTACCTCTGCGGCAGCCGCGACCTCGCCGTCCAGTCCGACCTGGACAAGGCGGTGCTCAGCTACAACCACTCGCAGGAGTACCTGAGCACGGTCCTGTCGTGGTTCGCCTACTACAAGCGCGGCTCGCACGAGGTCCCGAACGGTACGGGCGTGCTGCCGGGCAACCGCAGCGACACCCCCGGCCGCCGGCCCTCCGGCACGGTCCCGACCCCGCACCCGTCGACCCCCGGCCCGACGCCGAAGCCCACCCCGTCCAAGCCGGGCCCGACGCCGACGCGCCCGGAGCCCTCCAAGCCCACCCCGAGCGACCCCGGCTCGCCCAGGCCGCTGCCGTCGAAGAAGGCGAGCACGTTCGAGGACGCGGCCACCGCGCCCCTGACGGCCACCGCGGGCTCCTCGTTCGCCGGGCAGCCCAAGGTGCGCGTCAAGGACCAGTTCGGCCGGCCGATGGGCAAGGCGACCGTCCGCTTCCAGGTCATCGGCGCCACCGACGCCCGCTTCCCGGGCGGCGCCACCCAGGTCACGGTCACCACCGGCGCCGACGGCCGCGCCACCGCCCCCGCACTGCTGGCGGGCGAGCAGACCGGCAACTTCACCGTCCGGGCCACCGTCGTCGGCACCACCCTGCCCGAGATCAAGTGGACCGCCACCGTCAACGCCCGCCAGGCGGACGCCCTGGCGCGCACCGACACCAAGGAGCTGACGGCCGCCCCCGGCGCCGAGTTCGCCAACTACGTGGAGGTCAAGGCCACGTACAAGGGAGCCGTCGTCCCCGGCATCGCCGTCGCCGCCGCGATGATCGTCACCCCGGAGGCGCCCGCCACCGGCACCGCGGCCGCCGACCCCAAGGTCAACGACAAGGGCCCCTACTTCAAGGACGACAAGGGCAACCCGATCCGGTCCCTGAAGGATCTGAAGACCGACGCCCACGGTGTGCTGCGTCTTCCCAAGATCTACGCGGACGGCCAGACCGGCACCTTCGTGCTCCGCCTCACCACCCCGGGCGGCGCCACCCTCGACATCCAGCTCAAGGTCGCCTGA
- the polA gene encoding DNA polymerase I: protein MAETASKKTPDNRPRLLLMDGHSLAYRAFFALPAENFTTGAGQPTNAVYGFASMLANTLRDEAPTHFAVAFDVSRKTWRSEEFPEYKANRSKTPDEFKGQVELIGELLDAMNAPRFATEGFEADDIIATLATQAEAEGFEVLIVTGDRDSFQLVSPSVTVLYPTKGVSELTRFTPEKVEEKYGLTPQQYPDFAALRGDPSDNLPGIPGVGEKTAAKWINQFGSFEQLVARADEVKGKAGQNFRDHLESVSLNRRLTEMVRDVELAKTPADLERAPYDRTALIGVLDVLEIRNASLRERLLAVDPGAGEEEAPAPAAGVELDGAVLSAGELAPWLAEHGSGPLGLATVDAWALGTGSVSEIALATADGPAAWFDPSELDEADERAFAAWIADAAKPKVLHNAKATMRVFPEHGWSVDGVAMDTALAAYLVKPGRRSFALDALSVEYLGRELAPAAADGQLAFGADDQAEAEALMTQARAVLDLGDAFTERLKEVGATDLLHDVELPTSTLLAKMERYGIAADRPHLEAMEQQFAGAVQQAVKEAHASVGHEFNLGSPKQLQEVLFGELALPKTKKTKTGYTTDADALAWLAAQTEHELPVIMLRHREQAKLRVTVEGLIKTVAADGRIHTTFNQTVAATGRLSSTDPNLQNIPVRTDEGRAIRRGFVVGEGFESLLTADYSQIELRVMAHLSEDEGLIEAFASGEDLHTTVASQVFGVDKTQVDPEMRRKIKAMSYGLAYGLSAFGLSQQLNIEAAEARGLMDTFFERFGGVRDYLQRVVEEARATGYTETMLGRRRYLPDLNSDNRQRREMAERMALNAPIQGTAADIVKVAMLKVDRALAEAGLGSRLLLQVHDEIVLEIAPGEREKVEALVRREMASAVSLRAPLDVSVGAGADWESAAH, encoded by the coding sequence GTGGCTGAGACAGCATCGAAGAAGACCCCAGACAACCGACCGCGCCTGCTCCTCATGGACGGGCACTCCCTGGCGTACCGGGCGTTCTTCGCGCTGCCCGCGGAGAACTTCACGACCGGCGCAGGTCAGCCGACCAACGCCGTGTACGGCTTCGCGTCGATGCTGGCGAACACGCTGCGTGACGAGGCGCCCACGCACTTCGCGGTGGCGTTCGACGTGTCGCGCAAGACCTGGCGCTCCGAGGAGTTCCCGGAATACAAGGCGAACCGCTCCAAGACCCCCGACGAGTTCAAGGGCCAGGTCGAGCTGATCGGCGAGCTCCTGGACGCGATGAACGCACCGCGCTTCGCGACCGAGGGCTTCGAGGCCGACGACATCATCGCGACGCTCGCCACCCAGGCCGAGGCCGAGGGCTTCGAGGTCCTCATCGTCACCGGCGACCGCGACTCCTTCCAGCTCGTCTCCCCGAGCGTGACGGTGCTCTACCCCACCAAGGGCGTCTCCGAGCTGACCCGCTTCACCCCGGAGAAGGTCGAGGAGAAGTACGGCCTGACCCCGCAGCAGTACCCGGACTTCGCGGCCCTGCGCGGCGACCCGTCCGACAACCTGCCCGGCATTCCCGGCGTGGGCGAGAAGACCGCCGCGAAGTGGATCAACCAGTTCGGCTCCTTCGAGCAGCTGGTCGCGCGCGCCGACGAGGTCAAGGGCAAGGCCGGGCAGAACTTCAGGGACCATCTGGAGTCCGTCAGCCTCAACCGCCGCCTCACCGAGATGGTGCGCGACGTGGAACTGGCCAAGACCCCGGCCGACCTGGAGCGCGCGCCGTACGACAGGACGGCGCTGATCGGCGTCCTGGACGTGCTGGAGATCCGCAACGCGTCGCTGCGCGAGCGGCTGCTCGCGGTCGACCCGGGCGCGGGCGAGGAGGAGGCCCCGGCCCCCGCCGCCGGCGTGGAGCTGGACGGCGCGGTGCTGAGCGCGGGCGAGCTCGCCCCCTGGCTCGCCGAGCACGGCTCCGGGCCGCTGGGCCTGGCCACCGTCGACGCCTGGGCGCTCGGCACGGGCAGCGTCAGCGAGATCGCGCTGGCCACCGCCGACGGCCCCGCGGCCTGGTTCGACCCCTCCGAACTCGACGAGGCGGACGAGCGCGCCTTCGCCGCCTGGATCGCGGACGCCGCCAAGCCGAAGGTCCTGCACAACGCGAAGGCCACGATGCGGGTCTTCCCCGAGCACGGCTGGAGCGTCGACGGCGTCGCCATGGACACGGCGCTCGCCGCGTACCTGGTCAAGCCCGGCCGCCGCTCCTTCGCCCTGGACGCGCTGTCCGTGGAGTACCTGGGCCGCGAGCTCGCCCCGGCGGCCGCCGACGGCCAGCTCGCCTTCGGCGCCGACGACCAGGCCGAGGCCGAGGCCCTGATGACCCAGGCGCGCGCGGTCCTGGACCTGGGCGACGCCTTCACCGAGCGCCTCAAGGAGGTCGGTGCGACCGACCTGCTCCACGACGTGGAGCTGCCCACCTCGACCCTCCTCGCCAAGATGGAGCGGTACGGCATCGCGGCCGACCGCCCCCATCTGGAGGCGATGGAGCAGCAGTTCGCGGGCGCGGTGCAGCAGGCGGTGAAGGAGGCGCACGCCTCGGTGGGCCACGAGTTCAACCTCGGCTCGCCCAAGCAGCTCCAGGAAGTCCTCTTCGGCGAGCTCGCCCTGCCCAAGACCAAGAAGACCAAGACGGGCTACACGACGGACGCGGACGCGCTGGCGTGGCTGGCCGCCCAGACCGAGCACGAGCTGCCGGTCATCATGCTGCGCCACCGCGAGCAGGCGAAGCTGCGGGTCACCGTCGAGGGTCTGATCAAGACCGTCGCGGCGGACGGCCGTATCCACACCACCTTCAACCAGACGGTCGCGGCGACCGGCCGCCTCTCGTCGACCGACCCCAACCTCCAGAACATCCCGGTGCGTACGGACGAGGGCCGCGCCATCCGCCGCGGCTTCGTGGTCGGCGAGGGCTTCGAGTCGCTGCTCACCGCCGACTACAGCCAGATCGAGCTCCGGGTGATGGCCCACCTCTCGGAGGACGAGGGCCTGATCGAGGCCTTCGCCTCGGGCGAGGACCTGCACACGACGGTGGCGTCCCAGGTCTTCGGCGTCGACAAGACCCAGGTCGACCCGGAGATGCGCCGCAAGATCAAGGCCATGTCGTACGGCCTGGCCTACGGCCTCTCGGCGTTCGGCCTCTCCCAGCAGCTGAACATCGAGGCAGCCGAGGCGCGCGGCCTGATGGACACGTTCTTCGAACGCTTCGGCGGCGTACGGGACTACCTCCAGCGCGTGGTGGAGGAGGCCAGGGCGACCGGTTACACGGAGACGATGCTCGGCCGCCGCCGCTATCTGCCGGACCTCAACAGCGACAACCGCCAGCGCCGCGAGATGGCCGAGCGGATGGCGCTCAACGCCCCGATCCAGGGCACGGCGGCGGACATCGTCAAGGTCGCCATGCTCAAGGTGGACCGCGCCCTGGCCGAGGCGGGCCTGGGCTCCCGTCTGCTGCTCCAGGTCCACGACGAAATCGTCCTGGAGATCGCGCCGGGCGAGCGCGAGAAGGTCGAGGCCCTGGTCCGCCGGGAGATGGCCTCGGCGGTGTCCCTGCGCGCCCCGCTGGACGTGTCGGTGGGCGCGGGCGCGGACTGGGAGTCCGCCGCGCACTGA
- a CDS encoding FdhF/YdeP family oxidoreductase: MATKPPDGDPVQDAPQVAPPKHAAAGLTAIGYTALVAQQQMGVARATRTLLKVNQKDGFDCPGCAWPEGDKRHVAEFCENGAKAVAEEATLRRVTPDFFAAHPLADLAGRSGYWLGQQGRITQPMYLPEGADRYEAVTWERAFEIIAAELKALDSPDEALFYTSGRTSNEAAFLLQLFAREFGTNNLPDCSNMCHESSGSALTETIGIGKGSVSLEDMHQADLIIVAGQNPGTNHPRMLSALEQAKAAGAKIISVNPLPEAGMERFKNPQTAKGLALGGQALNDLFLQIRIGGDQALFRLLNKLIVETEGGVDELFVREHTHGYEEFAAAARAADWDETLAATGLTRAEIEQALSMALASRRTIVCWAMGLTQHKHAVATIREVVNFLLLRGNIGRTGAGVCPVRGHSNVQGDRTMGIFERPAPAFLDALEKEFGFAPPRHHGYDVVRSIEALRDGKAKVFFAMGGNFVGATPDTEVTEAAMRRASLTVHVSTKLNRSHAVTGRRALILPTLGRTDKDVRKSTLGKKDTVQFVTVEDSMGLVHSSRGNLKPASPHLLSEPAIVARLARATLGTDSTVDWEEFEKDYATIRDRIARVVPGFEDFNARVAKPGGFRLPHAPRDERRFPTATGKANFTAAPVEYPTVPEGRLLLQTLRSHDQYNTTIYGLDDRYRGIKGGRRVVLVNPEDARELGFADGSYTDLVSEWKDGVDRRAPGFRVVYYPTTRGCAAAYYPETNVLVPLDSTADTSNTPASKSVIVRLEQSATV; encoded by the coding sequence ATGGCCACCAAGCCGCCCGATGGGGACCCGGTTCAGGACGCGCCGCAGGTCGCGCCGCCCAAGCACGCCGCCGCCGGGCTCACCGCCATCGGGTACACGGCGCTGGTGGCCCAGCAGCAGATGGGCGTGGCCCGGGCCACGCGGACGCTGCTGAAGGTCAACCAGAAGGACGGCTTCGACTGTCCGGGGTGCGCCTGGCCGGAGGGCGACAAGCGGCACGTCGCGGAGTTCTGTGAGAACGGGGCGAAGGCGGTCGCCGAGGAGGCGACGCTGCGCCGCGTCACCCCCGACTTCTTCGCCGCGCACCCCCTCGCCGACCTCGCGGGCCGCAGTGGGTACTGGCTGGGCCAGCAGGGCCGGATCACCCAGCCCATGTATCTGCCGGAGGGCGCCGACCGGTACGAGGCGGTGACCTGGGAGCGGGCGTTCGAGATCATCGCGGCCGAGCTGAAGGCGCTGGACTCACCCGACGAGGCGCTCTTCTACACATCGGGACGCACCAGCAACGAGGCCGCGTTCCTGCTCCAGCTCTTCGCGCGCGAGTTCGGCACCAACAATCTGCCGGACTGCTCCAACATGTGCCACGAGTCGTCCGGCTCGGCGCTCACCGAGACCATCGGCATCGGCAAGGGCAGCGTCTCCCTGGAAGACATGCACCAGGCCGACCTGATCATCGTCGCCGGGCAGAACCCGGGCACGAACCACCCCCGGATGCTCTCGGCCCTGGAGCAGGCCAAGGCGGCGGGCGCGAAGATCATCTCGGTGAACCCGCTGCCCGAGGCGGGCATGGAGCGCTTCAAGAACCCGCAGACCGCCAAGGGCCTCGCGCTCGGCGGCCAAGCGCTCAACGACCTGTTCCTCCAGATCCGCATCGGCGGCGACCAGGCCCTGTTCCGCCTGCTCAACAAGCTGATCGTGGAGACCGAGGGGGGTGTCGACGAGCTGTTCGTCCGCGAACACACCCATGGGTACGAGGAGTTCGCCGCGGCGGCCCGGGCGGCCGACTGGGACGAGACGCTGGCCGCGACCGGGCTCACGCGCGCGGAGATCGAGCAGGCGCTGTCCATGGCGCTCGCCTCCAGGCGCACCATCGTCTGCTGGGCGATGGGCCTGACCCAGCACAAGCACGCGGTGGCGACGATCCGGGAAGTGGTCAACTTCCTTCTGCTGCGCGGCAACATCGGCCGCACCGGCGCGGGGGTCTGCCCGGTGCGCGGCCATTCGAACGTGCAGGGCGACCGCACCATGGGCATCTTCGAGCGGCCCGCGCCCGCGTTCCTCGACGCCCTGGAGAAGGAGTTCGGCTTCGCGCCGCCGCGCCACCACGGCTATGACGTGGTCCGCTCCATCGAGGCGCTGCGCGACGGCAAGGCGAAGGTGTTCTTCGCGATGGGCGGCAACTTCGTGGGGGCCACGCCCGACACCGAGGTCACCGAGGCCGCGATGCGCCGCGCCTCGCTCACCGTCCATGTGTCGACCAAGCTCAACCGTTCGCATGCGGTCACCGGCCGCCGTGCGCTGATCCTGCCGACGCTCGGGCGCACCGACAAGGACGTCCGCAAGAGCACACTCGGCAAAAAGGACACAGTGCAGTTCGTGACCGTCGAGGACTCGATGGGGCTGGTGCACTCCTCGCGCGGCAACCTCAAGCCCGCGAGCCCGCATCTGCTCTCCGAGCCCGCCATCGTCGCCCGCCTCGCGCGCGCCACGCTCGGCACCGACTCCACGGTGGACTGGGAGGAGTTCGAGAAGGACTACGCGACGATCCGCGACCGCATCGCGCGCGTGGTCCCCGGCTTCGAGGACTTCAACGCGCGCGTGGCGAAGCCCGGCGGCTTCCGGCTGCCGCACGCGCCGCGCGACGAGCGCCGCTTCCCCACCGCGACCGGCAAGGCCAACTTCACGGCCGCGCCGGTGGAGTATCCGACGGTGCCCGAGGGCCGACTGCTGCTCCAGACCCTGCGCTCGCACGACCAGTACAACACCACGATCTACGGCCTGGACGACCGGTACCGGGGCATCAAGGGCGGCCGCCGGGTGGTGCTCGTGAACCCCGAGGACGCGCGCGAGCTGGGGTTCGCGGACGGTTCGTACACGGATCTGGTGAGCGAGTGGAAGGACGGCGTGGACCGGCGGGCGCCCGGTTTCCGCGTCGTGTACTACCCGACGACCCGGGGGTGCGCGGCGGCGTACTACCCGGAGACCAACGTCCTGGTGCCGCTGGACTCCACGGCGGACACCAGCAACACCCCTGCCAGCAAGTCCGTGATCGTACGTCTGGAACAATCGGCGACCGTCTAA
- a CDS encoding PaaI family thioesterase — protein sequence MGEQSKVKFPQEVIDEYAALGIDLPALFSAGHLGIRMGVQILEASAERVVGTMPVEGNTQPYGLLHGGASAVLAETLGSIGSMLHGGISKIAVGVDLNCTHHRGVRSGLVTGVATPVHRGRSTATYEVVITDEQDKRVCTARLTCLLRDAEAPKG from the coding sequence ATGGGTGAGCAGAGCAAGGTGAAGTTCCCGCAGGAGGTCATCGACGAGTACGCGGCGCTGGGCATCGACCTGCCCGCGCTGTTCTCCGCGGGGCACCTCGGCATCCGGATGGGCGTGCAGATCCTGGAGGCGTCGGCGGAGCGCGTCGTCGGCACGATGCCGGTCGAGGGGAACACCCAGCCGTACGGGCTGCTGCACGGGGGTGCGTCGGCGGTGCTCGCCGAGACGCTCGGGTCGATCGGGTCGATGCTGCACGGGGGGATCTCCAAGATCGCGGTGGGGGTCGATCTGAACTGCACGCATCACCGGGGGGTGCGCAGTGGGCTGGTCACCGGGGTGGCCACGCCTGTGCATCGGGGGCGCTCTACGGCGACGTACGAGGTCGTGATCACGGATGAGCAGGACAAGCGGGTCTGTACTGCGCGGCTGACGTGTCTGCTGCGGGACGCGGAGGCGCCGAAGGGCTGA
- a CDS encoding branched-chain amino acid ABC transporter substrate-binding protein: protein MRHRSLLILTTVLTTGALTLTACGSRDKKDDGDSGGKKTTVVIGVDAPLTGQNSATGLGIQYGVQIAVDDANAKNLVPGVKFVVKALDDKALPPSGQQNATALVANKDVLGVVGPLNSGVAQTMQQVFATANLVEISPSNTNPTLTQGKDWAAGNKTRPFKTYFRTATTDAIQGGFAADYAFNTLKKKSVFVVDDKQTYGAGLAALFKQGFTKAGGKVAGEDHVNVGDKDFATLVTKIKNSGADLVYYGGQYDEAQIVTKQLKDSGAKLPLFGGDGIYSDTFITTAGKAGEGDLATSVGVPVDTLDAAKDFIQKYKDKKYPGDYGTYGGYSYDAATAIIKAVGNVVKDGKVPADARQQIVAEVQKAQFDGIAGKVAFDEFGDTTNKQLTVYQVTNGKWKAVKSGTYNAG from the coding sequence GTGCGACACCGTTCCTTGCTCATACTCACCACCGTGCTCACCACGGGGGCGCTCACCCTCACCGCGTGCGGTTCGCGCGACAAGAAGGACGACGGCGACAGCGGCGGCAAGAAGACGACCGTGGTCATCGGTGTGGACGCACCCCTGACCGGCCAGAACTCCGCCACCGGCCTCGGCATCCAGTACGGCGTGCAGATCGCCGTCGACGACGCCAACGCGAAGAACCTGGTCCCGGGCGTCAAATTCGTGGTCAAGGCGCTCGACGACAAGGCGCTGCCGCCGAGCGGCCAGCAGAACGCCACCGCGCTCGTCGCCAACAAGGACGTCCTCGGTGTGGTCGGCCCGCTGAACTCCGGCGTCGCCCAGACGATGCAGCAGGTCTTCGCGACGGCCAACCTCGTCGAGATCTCCCCCTCGAACACCAACCCCACCCTGACCCAGGGCAAGGACTGGGCGGCCGGGAACAAGACCCGCCCGTTCAAGACCTACTTCCGTACCGCCACCACCGACGCCATCCAGGGCGGTTTCGCCGCGGACTACGCGTTCAACACCCTGAAGAAGAAGAGCGTCTTCGTCGTCGACGACAAGCAGACCTACGGCGCCGGTCTCGCCGCGCTCTTCAAGCAGGGCTTCACCAAGGCGGGCGGCAAGGTCGCCGGCGAGGACCACGTCAACGTGGGCGACAAGGACTTCGCCACCCTCGTCACCAAGATCAAGAACTCGGGTGCCGACCTCGTCTACTACGGCGGTCAGTACGACGAGGCGCAGATCGTCACCAAGCAGCTCAAGGACTCGGGCGCCAAGCTCCCGCTCTTCGGCGGTGACGGCATCTACAGCGACACCTTCATCACCACCGCCGGCAAGGCGGGCGAGGGCGACCTCGCCACCTCGGTCGGCGTGCCGGTCGACACCCTGGACGCCGCCAAGGACTTCATCCAGAAGTACAAGGACAAGAAGTACCCGGGCGACTACGGCACCTACGGCGGCTACTCGTACGACGCGGCCACCGCGATCATCAAGGCCGTCGGCAACGTGGTGAAGGACGGCAAGGTCCCGGCCGACGCCCGCCAGCAGATCGTCGCCGAGGTCCAGAAGGCCCAGTTCGACGGCATCGCCGGCAAGGTCGCCTTCGACGAGTTCGGTGACACCACCAACAAGCAGCTGACCGTCTACCAGGTCACCAACGGCAAGTGGAAGGCCGTCAAGAGCGGCACGTACAACGCCGGCTGA
- a CDS encoding branched-chain amino acid ABC transporter permease, which produces MHTLPQQLANGLLLGSMYGLIAIGYTMVYGIVQLINFAHGEIFMTGAFGGLTVYLYVLPDGISMWIALPLMLIGGALVSVLIALGAERFAYRPLRGAPRLAPLITAIGLSLALQQAVFNWYPNAKNDEVFPQLPGGPFSIGSVSFGSGDIFLITAAPLCMAALALFVRSSRTGRAMQATAQDPDTAQLMGIDTNRIIMIAFAIGGLFAAVAGIAWGLKYGSIKYEMGFQAGLKAFTAAVLGGIGNIYGAMIGGVVLGLAETMASAYIADVPGMQQLGGSGWANVWAFVLLILVLLFRPQGLVGERVADRA; this is translated from the coding sequence GTGCACACTCTGCCGCAACAGCTGGCCAACGGGCTGCTCCTCGGCTCGATGTACGGGCTGATCGCCATCGGCTACACGATGGTGTACGGCATCGTCCAGCTCATCAACTTCGCCCACGGCGAGATCTTCATGACCGGCGCCTTCGGCGGACTCACGGTCTACCTCTACGTGCTGCCCGACGGCATATCCATGTGGATAGCCCTCCCCCTGATGCTCATCGGCGGCGCACTCGTCTCCGTGCTCATCGCACTGGGAGCGGAACGCTTCGCCTACCGACCACTGCGCGGCGCGCCACGCCTGGCGCCACTGATCACCGCGATCGGCCTCTCGCTCGCGCTCCAGCAGGCGGTCTTCAACTGGTACCCGAACGCCAAGAACGACGAGGTCTTCCCGCAGCTCCCCGGCGGACCCTTCAGCATCGGTTCGGTCTCCTTCGGCAGCGGCGACATCTTCCTGATCACCGCCGCCCCGCTCTGTATGGCCGCGCTCGCCCTGTTCGTCCGCTCCTCGCGCACCGGCCGCGCCATGCAGGCCACCGCGCAGGACCCGGACACCGCGCAGCTGATGGGCATCGACACCAACCGCATCATCATGATCGCCTTCGCCATCGGCGGCCTCTTCGCCGCCGTCGCGGGCATCGCCTGGGGCCTGAAGTACGGCTCCATCAAGTACGAGATGGGCTTCCAGGCCGGTCTCAAGGCGTTCACCGCCGCCGTCCTCGGCGGCATCGGCAACATCTACGGCGCCATGATCGGCGGTGTGGTCCTCGGCCTCGCCGAGACCATGGCCAGCGCGTACATCGCCGACGTCCCCGGGATGCAGCAGCTCGGCGGCTCGGGCTGGGCCAACGTCTGGGCGTTCGTCCTCCTCATCCTCGTCCTGCTCTTCAGGCCACAAGGCCTGGTGGGCGAACGCGTCGCGGACAGGGCGTGA